One Nitrospirota bacterium DNA segment encodes these proteins:
- a CDS encoding type II toxin-antitoxin system RelE/ParE family toxin → MAFKVHWHENIRNDLAQLDKAMARKIISRISTYLVHDPLKLGKALTGQFAGLYRYRYGDYRVLYAMDLEEEIIMVVHIRHRKDVYDGRN, encoded by the coding sequence TTGGCCTTTAAAGTCCACTGGCACGAAAATATACGGAACGATCTTGCGCAGCTCGACAAAGCGATGGCGCGAAAGATAATCTCCCGGATAAGCACCTATCTCGTGCATGATCCGCTGAAGCTGGGGAAGGCCCTCACAGGTCAATTTGCCGGTCTTTACCGTTATCGCTACGGTGACTATCGCGTTCTCTACGCTATGGATCTGGAGGAGGAGATTATCATGGTGGTTCACATCCGGCACAGGAAAGATGTTTATGACGGACGAAATTAG
- a CDS encoding ribbon-helix-helix protein, CopG family, with product MLTLKLPADLEERLNQLAQKTKRSKSFYMREALTEYLEEYEDAFLALDRLNKKNAKFLSTKELEKSLGL from the coding sequence ATGCTGACATTAAAATTGCCTGCTGATCTGGAAGAGAGGCTGAATCAGCTTGCTCAAAAGACAAAGCGGTCGAAGAGCTTTTACATGCGCGAAGCGCTCACTGAATATCTTGAAGAATACGAAGACGCTTTTCTTGCACTGGATCGCCTTAATAAAAAGAATGCAAAATTTCTGAGCACAAAAGAACTGGAAAAGAGCCTTGGCCTTTAA
- a CDS encoding dihydrofolate reductase family protein produces MGELTITTFISLDGVMQAPGGPKEDESGNFPFGGWVFPYFKEDDGKIMAQIFSKADAFLLGRTTYDIFASYWPRVTDPNDPIASKLNSLPKFVASRTQSEFSWNNSVHLKDVVSEVKELKSRFRGELQVHGSAGLAQTLIQNDCIDEYRLLVFPVTLGIGKRLFGSGTVPRTLKLISSQSTPSGVLFSVYRPAGELRTGSFEME; encoded by the coding sequence ATGGGCGAACTCACGATCACCACATTCATCTCGCTTGACGGCGTAATGCAGGCGCCGGGCGGTCCCAAAGAGGACGAGAGCGGCAACTTCCCGTTTGGGGGCTGGGTCTTCCCGTATTTCAAAGAGGATGACGGAAAGATCATGGCGCAGATATTTTCGAAGGCTGACGCCTTTCTGCTCGGCCGCACGACCTACGACATCTTTGCGTCGTACTGGCCCCGGGTGACCGATCCGAACGATCCGATCGCTTCAAAACTGAACAGCCTGCCCAAGTTCGTCGCCTCGCGTACACAAAGCGAATTCAGCTGGAACAACTCTGTGCATCTGAAGGATGTGGTTTCGGAGGTGAAGGAGCTGAAGAGCCGGTTCAGAGGAGAGCTGCAGGTGCACGGAAGCGCAGGCCTTGCACAGACCCTGATCCAGAACGATTGTATCGACGAATACCGTCTGCTCGTGTTCCCGGTGACGCTCGGCATTGGCAAGCGGCTTTTCGGCAGCGGGACCGTCCCGCGGACCCTGAAGCTGATCAGTTCGCAGTCAACACCCTCGGGCGTTCTCTTCAGTGTGTACCGGCCG
- a CDS encoding VOC family protein, with the protein MQKITPFIWFEKDAKKAANFYVKVFGKRSKITSVSTIKDTPSGTVEVVSVELAGQDFTLMAAGPFRPITEAVSFVVNCETQKEVDHFWNGLSRGGEKGQCGWLKDRFGVSWQVVPTILMRLMNDRDPAKAGRVTQAMLKMRKLDIAKLQAAYNGK; encoded by the coding sequence ATGCAGAAGATCACACCATTTATCTGGTTCGAAAAAGACGCTAAAAAGGCCGCGAACTTCTATGTAAAGGTCTTCGGGAAGCGATCGAAGATCACGTCGGTCTCCACGATCAAAGACACGCCGTCCGGAACGGTCGAGGTGGTATCGGTCGAACTTGCAGGCCAGGACTTTACGCTCATGGCAGCCGGGCCCTTCAGGCCGATCACCGAGGCTGTCTCGTTCGTCGTAAACTGCGAGACACAGAAGGAGGTGGACCATTTCTGGAACGGGCTTTCCAGAGGCGGTGAAAAGGGCCAGTGCGGCTGGCTCAAAGACAGGTTCGGCGTGTCCTGGCAGGTCGTGCCGACAATCCTGATGAGACTCATGAACGACCGTGATCCGGCCAAGGCAGGCCGCGTGACGCAGGCAATGCTCAAGATGAGAAAGCTCGATATCGCAAAGCTGCAGGCTGCGTACAACGGGAAATAG